A single region of the Cucumis melo cultivar AY chromosome 3, USDA_Cmelo_AY_1.0, whole genome shotgun sequence genome encodes:
- the LOC103487687 gene encoding uncharacterized protein At4g28440 isoform X2 — MAESKPGLRKPVFTKVDQLRPGTSGHTLTVKVVNTKMVLQKGRPDGPQARQMRIAECLVGDETGMIIFTARNDQGSLYPPAAGACKSFHNRFISCVSPLVLNVFTYLTVKSYKLF, encoded by the exons ATGGCAGAATCAAAACCAGGACTAAGGAAACCAGTATTTACCAAGGTTGACCAACTTCGGCCCGGCACTAGTGGCCATACTCTTACAGTCAAAGTTGTGAATACGAAGATGGTATTGCAGAAAGGTCGTCCTGATGGTCCTCAAGCCCGTCAGATGCGAATTGCCGAATGTTTAGTGGGTGATGAAACTGGAATGATCATATTTACAGCCAGAAATGATCAAG GTTCTTTATATCCACCTGCTGCTGGTGCATGCAAGAGTTTTCACAACCGATTTATATCATGTGTCTCACCCCTTGTCCTcaatgtattcacatatctcaCTGTAAAAAGTTATAAGCTGTTTTGA
- the LOC103487686 gene encoding polygalacturonase 1 beta-like protein 3, translating into MHRLPTLHVVPLYLFIFSLSALNVPAVGDEDNPFTPKAFLNRYWNKEVRNDIPKPSFLFSKASPLTAVQSAAFAKLAAENALSSRLPDFCSAANLLCFPDLSPSLAKHDRDSNFAVYSNKNFTTYGTQRSGGIDSFKNYSNGDNVVVDSFRRYSHEALGHTDRFSTYGTETNVPDQSFNTYASKAIGGDGKFTTYEQSVNVPNLRFTTYSSDATGRSQAFKSYSENANAGDQSFVNYGKRGNGGPNEFTGYGTSANVVGSRFSSYGTDGNGANDTFTNYGNDQNNPQNNFRSYGEGGNGAIESFSSYRDQANVGDDSFQSYSKNSNSAKVNFASYGKSFNEGTDKFSGYGQNGNGQSVGFKVYGVNTTFKDYAKQGINFAKYSNVSSGGAKTSVSGSLAKRWVEPGKFFRESMLRKGSVMAMPDIRDKMPKRSFLPRSILSKLPFSSSKLGVMKQIFHAGDNSSMETMMTETVRECERVPSAGETKRCVGSVEDMIDFATSVLGRNVVVRTTENTKGSKGNIMIGKVKGMNGGKVTESVSCHQSLFPYLLYYCHSVPKVRVYEVDLLDPASKATINHGVAICHLDTSAWSPAHGAFIALGSAPGRVEVCHWIFENDMTWTVAD; encoded by the exons ATGCACAGATTACCCACGCTCCATGTGGTTCCCCTCTATCTCTTTATCTTCTCGCTTTCAGCTCTCAAT GTTCCTGCAGTCGGCGACGAGGATAACCCTTTTACCCCAAAAGCTTTTCTGAATCGTTATTGGAACAAGGAGGTGCGGAACGATATCCCAAAACCCAGTTTTCTCTTCTCCAAGGCGTCTCCCTTGACGGCAGTGCAGTCCGCGGCCTTCGCCAAGCTCGCAGCCGAAAATGCTCTCTCCTCTCGCCTCCCCGACTTCTGCTCCGCCGCAAACTTGCTCTGTTTTCCTGATTTATCCCCTTCTTTGGCCAAACACGACAGAGACTCCAACTTTGCCGTCTATTCCAATAAGAACTTCACCACTTACGGCACCCAAAGATCTGGTGGAATCGACTCCTTCAAGAACTATTCCAATGGTGACAATGTCGTCGTCGATTCCTTCAGGCGCTACAGCCACGAGGCCTTGGGCCACACCGACAGATTTTCCACCTACGGCACCGAAACCAACGTCCCCGACCAGAGCTTTAACACTTATGCCTCCAAAGCCATCGGAGGGGACGGCAAGTTCACAACCTACGAACAATCCGTCAATGTCCCAAATCTCCGGTTCACCACCTACTCCTCCGATGCCACCGGAAGATCTCAAGCCTTCAAAAGCTACAGCGAGAACGCAAACGCTGGAGATCAGTCGTTTGTCAACTATGGGAAACGTGGAAATGGGGGTCCGAACGAGTTCACTGGATACGGGACCAGCGCAAACGTCGTAGGCTCACGGTTTTCCAGTTACGGGACAGATGGAAATGGGGCCAACGACACCTTCACCAATTACGGCAACGATCAGAACAACCCACAGAATAACTTCAGGAGCTATGGCGAGGGTGGGAATGGAGCGATTGAAAGCTTTTCTAGTTACCGGGACCAGGCCAATGTGGGGGACGATTCGTTCCAGTCCTACTCCAAGAACTCGAACTCTGCCAAGGTCAATTTCGCAAGTTACGGGAAATCCTTCAACGAGGGTACGGACAAATTTAGTGGTTATGGTCAGAATGGGAATGGCCAGAGCGTGGGATTCAAGGTGTATGGTGTGAATACGACGTTCAAGGATTACGCGAAACAGGGAATCAATTTTGCGAAGTACAGCAATGTTAGCTCTGGGGGTGCGAAAACGTCGGTGAGCGGAAGTCTGGCGAAGAGGTGGGTAGAGCCCGGGAAGTTCTTCCGCGAGTCGATGCTGAGGAAGGGGTCGGTGATGGCGATGCCAGACATCAGAGATAAAATGCCGAAGAGGTCGTTCTTGCCTCGATCTATCCTGTCCAAGCTACCCTTCTCGAGCTCGAAGCTGGGGGTGATGAAGCAGATATTCCACGCTGGGGATAACTCTTCGATGGAGACAATGATGACGGAGACTGTAAGAGAGTGCGAGAGGGTGCCCAGCGCCGGGGAGACGAAGCGGTGCGTGGGTTCGGTGGAAGATATGATAGACTTCGCGACGTCGGTGCTGGGGCGGAACGTGGTGGTCCGGACGACGGAGAACACGAAGGGGTCGAAGGGGAACATAATGATTGGGAAGGTGAAAGGGATGAACGGAGGGAAGGTGACGGAGTCCGTGTCTTGCCATCAGAGTCTGTTCCCTTACCTACTCTACTACTGCCACTCCGTGCCCAAGGTTCGAGTGTACGAGGTGGATTTGCTGGATCCGGCCTCTAAAGCCACCATCAACCACGGAGTTGCTATCTGTCACCTGGACACCTCCGCCTGGAGCCCCGCTCACGGGGCCTTCATAGCTCTCGGCTCCGCTCCCGGTCGGGTCGAAGTGTGCCACTGGATCTTCGAGAACGACATGACGTGGACTGTAGCCGACTAA
- the LOC103487687 gene encoding uncharacterized protein At4g28440 isoform X1 — MAESKPGLRKPVFTKVDQLRPGTSGHTLTVKVVNTKMVLQKGRPDGPQARQMRIAECLVGDETGMIIFTARNDQVDLMKEGATITLRNAKIDMFKGSMRLAVDRWGRVEVTEPANFTVKEDNNLSLIEYELVNVVEE; from the exons ATGGCAGAATCAAAACCAGGACTAAGGAAACCAGTATTTACCAAGGTTGACCAACTTCGGCCCGGCACTAGTGGCCATACTCTTACAGTCAAAGTTGTGAATACGAAGATGGTATTGCAGAAAGGTCGTCCTGATGGTCCTCAAGCCCGTCAGATGCGAATTGCCGAATGTTTAGTGGGTGATGAAACTGGAATGATCATATTTACAGCCAGAAATGATCAAG TGGATTTGATGAAAGAAGGTGCTACTATAACCCTGCGCAATGCTAAGATAGACATGTTTAAAGGATCAATGAGGCTTGCTGTAGACAGGTGGGGCCGAGTTGAAGTTACTGAGCCTGCCAATTTCACTGTTAAGGAAGATAACAATCTTTCACTCATTGAATATGAGCTCGTGAATGTTGTGGAAGAGTGA
- the LOC103487684 gene encoding uncharacterized protein LOC103487684 — protein sequence MASLAPGVLVKLLDGMNSGVKPTSDHRSSLLQVTDIVPADLDEKNLWPKHGFYIKVSDSSHSIYVSLPSDQDDFVLSNRMQLGQFIYVDKLEPGSPVPVMKGTKPLPGRHPLVGTPEPLMGLRKKGEKCDDKSMAAKAKVSCPRRGSWGTGTGLSLGDGNSSPLILKPLPLDFEQCTPVKERATSSSLMTSPVVGGKKGIRSSFGGSLLGKLESPAPTPSMLRKSCATISKFPRSKSVCEREPRISPPTPFNSAVVKKSATPPPSSRRNQKTPAPAASTSPMPKGCDSDDSVTALPVNLPGKLSILGKEAVQQRDTAQKNALHALRCATATEALVRSLRMLSRLSKWAKADAPANCFNKFLEFHQQIMQAVSDMVSIQAATELAQNQASKQEQESPSILSDISPNSNNPEASLSKRRCGLYKSVAAFPDRSEQRKTKFGKQKTAAASVGQLGMESSGSGENDENQKPPVPMPMASWCSLSDTIKLGRQIETEAGKWFMEFIEKALEAGITKTKGAGDEDIRKVPQSLLLKLINWIEVQQCNTNKMGPLHPRGSQIARKLRIKIKNP from the exons ATGGCGAGTCTAGCACCGGGAGTTCTTGTGAAGCTTCTCGATGGAATGAATTCTGGAGTGAAACCCACAAGCGATCACCGGAGCTCACTGTTGCAGGTGACGGACATTGTGCCAGCGGATCTGGATGAGAAAAACCTGTGGCCTAAGCATGGATTCTATATCAAGGTGTCCGATTCTTCGCATTCAATCTACGTGAGTCTGCCTTCGGATCAAGACGATTTCGTTCTGAGCAACAGAATGCAGCTTGGTCAATTCATTTACGTGGATAAATTGGAACCTGGGTCGCCCGTCCCAGTGATGAAAGGCACGAAGCCACTCCCTGGGCGGCACCCTCTGGTGGGAACGCCAGAGCCGCTGATGGGTTTAAGAAAGAAAGGGGAGAAATGTGATGATAAGTCAATGGCTGCAAAGGCAAAAGTTTCGTGTCCGAGGCGGGGTTCTTGGGGAACAGGAACAGGGCTGAGCCTGGGAGATGGGAACTCTTCGCCCCTAATTCTGAAGCCCCTTCCGCTGGACTTTGAGCAGTGTACCCCAGTGAAGGAGCGTGCAACTTCCAGCTCCCTGATGACGTCTCCCGTGGTAGGGGGCAAGAAGGGAATCCGGTCTTCCTTTGGTGGTAGTCTGTTGGGTAAACTCGAAAGCCCTGCTCCTACTCCTTCAATGCTTAGGAAAAGCTGTGCAACCATATCCAAATTCCCTAGAAGCAAGAGCGTGTGTGAGCGAGAACCAAGGATTTCACCACCGACTCCCTTCAACTCAGCTGTAG TGAAGAAGAGCGCCACTCCACCCCCTAGTTCGCGAAGAAATCAAAAAACCCCAGCTCCAGCTGCCTCTACCTCCCCCATGCCGAAGGGTTGCGACTCTGATGATAGCGTCACCGCTCTTCCCGTCAACTTACCAGGAAAACTCAGCATACTGGGCAAGGAAGCTGTGCAGCAGAGAGATACAGCGCAGAAGAATGCCCTCCACGCCTTAAGATGTGCTACTGCCACGGAAGCTTTAGTTAGATCCCTCAG GATGCTTTCCAGGTTGAGCAAATGGGCTAAAGCCGACGCTCCCGCCAACTGTTTCAACAAGTTTCTTGAATTCCACCAACAAATCATGCAGGCCGTGAGTGATATGGTGTCCATTCAAGCTGCTACTGAATTGGCTCAGAACCAGGCTTCCAAGCAGGAACAAGAATCTCCCTCCATACTAAGCGATATCTCTCCCAACTCCAATAATCCAGAAGCAAGTTTATCCAAAAGAAGGTGTGGGTTGTACAAATCAGTGGCAGCTTTTCCAGATAGAAGCGAGCAAAGGAAAACCAAGTTTGGGAAGCAGAAAACAGCAGCAGCATCTGTTGGGCAATTAGGCATGGAAAGCAGTGGTAGTGGTGAAAATGATGAAAATCAGAAGCCACCAGTGCCAATGCCAATGGCATCATGGTGCAGCTTGAGCGACACAATCAAACTGGGAAGGCAGATTGAAACGGAAGCTGGAAAGTGGTTCATGGAGTTCATAGAGAAAGCATTGGAAGCGGGTATAACGAAGACCAAGGGAGCGGGGGACGAGGATATCAGGAAAGTTCCTCAGTCTCTACTACTCAAGCTTATCAACTGGATTGAGGTTCAACAATGTAACACTAACAAGATGGGGCCACTCCATCCCAGAGGATCACAAATTGCTCGCAAATTAAGGATCAAAATCAAGAACCCTtga